A genomic segment from uncultured Erythrobacter sp. encodes:
- the recR gene encoding recombination mediator RecR yields MASQEIEALSSALARLPGLGPRSARRAVLWLVKHRESALPALLEALAGVAETLVECQTCGNVDTSDPCAICTDPRRDARALCVVEEVSDVWALDRARLFPGRYHVLGGRLSALDGIAPENLNIASLLARVESGGIDEVVLAMNATLEGQTTAHYIAERLEAFPLRVTQLAHGLPVGGELDYLDEGTLAQALRARRPV; encoded by the coding sequence ATGGCATCGCAAGAGATCGAGGCGCTGAGTTCCGCGCTTGCCCGGCTGCCGGGCCTGGGCCCGCGTTCCGCGCGGCGGGCGGTGCTGTGGCTGGTCAAGCACCGCGAGAGCGCGCTGCCCGCCTTGCTCGAAGCGTTGGCGGGCGTTGCCGAAACGCTGGTCGAATGCCAGACCTGCGGCAATGTCGACACGTCCGACCCCTGCGCCATCTGCACCGACCCGCGCCGCGATGCCCGCGCGCTGTGCGTGGTAGAGGAAGTGTCGGACGTCTGGGCGCTCGACCGCGCACGGCTGTTTCCCGGACGCTACCACGTGCTCGGTGGCAGGCTCTCGGCCTTGGACGGCATTGCGCCCGAAAACCTCAACATCGCCAGCTTGCTCGCCCGCGTGGAAAGCGGCGGGATCGACGAGGTGGTGCTCGCCATGAACGCCACATTGGAAGGCCAGACCACAGCGCATTACATCGCCGAGCGGCTCGAAGCCTTTCCGCTGCGCGTCACCCAGCTCGCCCACGGCTTGCCGGTGGGGGGAGAGCTCGATTACCTCGACGAAGGCACCTTGGCGCAGGCGCTGCGAGCGCGGCGTCCGGTGTGA
- the fmt gene encoding methionyl-tRNA formyltransferase, with translation MRIIFMGTPEFAVPALRALHVAGHEVVWVYTQPPRPAGRGKRLMPSPVQVAAEGLGVPVRSPVSLRNAAAQAEFAALGADVAVVAAYGLILPQAVLDAPVHGCLNIHASLLPRWRGAAPIHRAVMAGDAETGVTIMQMEAGLDTGPMLHKVAVPVGRKTTGELFDELGAVGAAAMMEVLADLAAFPPEVQDDAAAIYAPKIDKAEAKIGWNAPAEVIERNVRGLAPFPGAWFELGEERVKLLLAEVVGGAGTPGEVLDDDFTIACGVGAIRPLRLQRAGKPVLSREEFLRGRAVPSGTVLS, from the coding sequence ATGCGCATCATCTTCATGGGGACGCCGGAATTTGCGGTTCCGGCCCTGCGCGCGCTCCATGTGGCGGGGCATGAGGTGGTGTGGGTTTACACCCAGCCGCCGCGTCCGGCGGGACGGGGCAAGAGGCTGATGCCGTCGCCCGTACAAGTGGCGGCGGAGGGTTTGGGAGTGCCGGTGCGTTCGCCCGTGTCGCTGCGGAACGCCGCAGCGCAGGCGGAGTTCGCGGCGCTGGGTGCCGATGTGGCGGTGGTCGCGGCTTACGGTTTGATCCTGCCGCAAGCGGTGCTCGATGCGCCGGTGCATGGCTGTCTCAATATCCACGCCTCGCTGCTGCCACGCTGGCGCGGGGCGGCGCCGATCCACCGGGCGGTGATGGCGGGGGATGCCGAGACGGGCGTGACGATCATGCAGATGGAAGCGGGGCTCGATACCGGGCCGATGCTGCACAAGGTCGCCGTGCCAGTCGGGCGCAAGACGACGGGCGAGCTGTTCGACGAATTGGGCGCGGTGGGCGCCGCGGCGATGATGGAGGTGCTGGCTGATCTTGCCGCCTTCCCGCCCGAGGTTCAGGACGACGCGGCAGCGATCTACGCGCCCAAGATCGACAAGGCTGAGGCGAAGATCGGTTGGAATGCGCCGGCTGAGGTGATTGAACGCAATGTGCGCGGGCTCGCCCCCTTCCCCGGCGCGTGGTTCGAACTCGGCGAGGAACGGGTGAAGTTGCTGCTTGCCGAAGTGGTAGGCGGCGCGGGCACCCCCGGCGAAGTGCTCGACGATGATTTCACCATCGCCTGCGGTGTCGGCGCGATCCGGCCCCTGCGGCTCCAGCGCGCAGGCAAGCCGGTGCTGAGCAGGGAGGAATTCCTGCGTGGGCGGGCGGTTCCAAGCGGGACGGTGCTTTCGTGA
- the truA gene encoding tRNA pseudouridine(38-40) synthase TruA, with protein MTRFALTLEFDGTPFFGLQRQSHGPSVQQSIEDAIARITGETVTLHSAGRTDAGVHALAMRSHVDIEKPFDPFRLMAAINAQVRPDPVAVTACEVVPDDWHARFSCTGRRYLYRIINRRAPLTLQRDRAWHVAQPLDADAMHRAAQALVGHHDFTTFRSVHCQSADPVKSLDLLDVERVGEEIHIHAAARSFLHHQVRSMVGCLKLVGAGTWPETRMAEALAARDRGALGLNAPPHGLYFVVATYPEH; from the coding sequence ATGACCCGCTTCGCCCTCACCCTCGAATTCGACGGCACGCCATTCTTCGGCCTGCAACGCCAGTCCCACGGGCCGAGCGTGCAGCAAAGCATCGAGGATGCCATTGCGCGGATCACCGGCGAGACCGTCACCCTCCACTCCGCCGGGCGCACCGATGCAGGCGTGCACGCGCTGGCGATGCGCAGCCATGTGGACATCGAAAAGCCCTTCGACCCCTTCCGCCTAATGGCCGCGATCAACGCGCAAGTGCGGCCCGATCCCGTCGCAGTGACCGCCTGCGAGGTCGTTCCAGATGATTGGCACGCACGCTTTTCCTGCACCGGGCGGCGCTATCTGTACCGCATCATCAACCGCCGCGCGCCGCTGACCCTCCAGCGCGACCGGGCGTGGCACGTCGCCCAGCCGCTTGACGCAGACGCGATGCACCGCGCGGCGCAGGCGCTGGTCGGGCATCACGATTTCACCACCTTCCGCTCGGTCCATTGTCAGTCAGCCGACCCGGTGAAGTCGCTCGACCTGCTCGACGTGGAGAGGGTCGGCGAGGAAATCCACATCCATGCCGCCGCGCGCAGCTTTCTGCATCATCAGGTGCGCAGCATGGTCGGGTGCCTTAAGCTGGTCGGTGCTGGCACATGGCCGGAAACCCGCATGGCCGAGGCGCTGGCGGCGCGCGACCGCGGCGCTTTGGGGCTGAATGCCCCGCCGCACGGGCTGTATTTCGTCGTAGCGACCTATCCCGAACATTAA
- a CDS encoding zinc-binding dehydrogenase, with product MTTGKQLFTTLTADGKLTLEVAESTFPAPTGNQVLVQMEAAPINPSDLAILTSAADFETAEYTPGKVVATMPEPFLTGNKGRHGQRLPAGNEGAGTVIATGDSDMAKALMGQRVACVPGNAFSQYAIADAMMCIPLGDHSSETGASSFVNPMTALGFVETAKMEGHSAIIHLAAASNLGQMLNRICVEDGMKLVNIVRNESHVELLKLQGAEYVVNSAAPTYMADLRAAIAETGAFLGFDPIGGGQASDGVLKAMEQVAASQMGEFSRYGSNQQKKMYIYGRLDLSPTILTPSYGLQWSIAGWLLTPFLQRAGMETVVRMRGRVQANLTTTFASHYKAKVSLEGMLEKDAICDYRQMKTGEKYLVTPWG from the coding sequence ATGACCACCGGAAAGCAGCTCTTCACCACCCTCACCGCCGACGGCAAGCTGACGCTGGAGGTGGCCGAAAGCACCTTCCCGGCGCCCACCGGCAATCAGGTGCTGGTCCAGATGGAAGCCGCGCCGATTAACCCCTCGGACCTCGCGATCCTTACCAGCGCCGCCGATTTCGAGACCGCGGAATACACCCCCGGCAAGGTCGTCGCGACCATGCCCGAGCCATTCCTCACCGGCAACAAGGGCCGCCACGGTCAGCGCCTGCCTGCGGGCAATGAAGGCGCAGGCACGGTGATCGCCACCGGTGACAGCGACATGGCCAAGGCGCTGATGGGCCAGCGCGTCGCCTGCGTCCCCGGCAATGCCTTCTCGCAATACGCCATTGCCGACGCGATGATGTGCATTCCGCTGGGCGATCACTCGTCGGAAACCGGCGCGTCGAGCTTCGTCAACCCGATGACCGCGCTGGGCTTTGTCGAGACCGCCAAGATGGAAGGCCACTCGGCGATCATCCATCTGGCCGCCGCGTCGAACCTCGGCCAGATGCTCAACCGCATTTGCGTGGAAGATGGGATGAAGCTGGTCAACATCGTGCGCAATGAAAGCCACGTCGAACTGCTCAAGTTGCAGGGCGCGGAATATGTCGTGAACTCCGCGGCACCGACCTACATGGCCGACCTGCGCGCCGCGATTGCCGAGACCGGTGCGTTCCTCGGCTTCGACCCGATCGGTGGCGGGCAGGCCTCTGACGGCGTGCTGAAAGCGATGGAACAGGTCGCCGCGTCCCAGATGGGCGAGTTTTCGCGCTATGGCTCGAACCAGCAGAAGAAGATGTATATCTACGGACGACTGGACCTCAGCCCGACGATCCTGACGCCGTCCTACGGGTTGCAATGGAGCATCGCCGGCTGGCTGCTGACGCCGTTCTTGCAGCGCGCGGGCATGGAAACTGTGGTGCGGATGCGCGGGCGGGTGCAGGCGAACCTCACCACCACCTTTGCCAGCCATTACAAGGCGAAGGTCAGCCTTGAAGGAATGCTGGAGAAGGACGCGATCTGCGATTACCGCCAGATGAAGACCGGCGAGAAGTATCTCGTCACGCCCTGGGGGTGA
- a CDS encoding BLUF domain-containing protein — MFDEPGFSDDADLDPAAIMLETFVYCSLAADDIDADEVSRLVAFSQKRNVARGITGVLVFGSGVFFQWIEGPPAEVRTLIANLHGDTRHHDIVTLDQSVEVRERLYPHWDMEPVEADDLREVLEEALESTEDEGSIAALKRILGHLESGSLSEVGRG, encoded by the coding sequence ATGTTCGACGAACCCGGTTTCTCAGACGATGCCGATCTGGATCCGGCTGCCATCATGCTCGAAACCTTCGTGTATTGCAGTCTTGCCGCCGATGATATCGATGCTGACGAGGTCAGCCGACTGGTCGCGTTCTCGCAAAAGCGCAATGTCGCACGCGGGATCACCGGGGTGCTGGTGTTTGGCAGCGGGGTGTTCTTCCAGTGGATCGAAGGGCCTCCCGCCGAGGTGCGGACTCTGATCGCCAACCTGCATGGCGATACGCGGCATCATGACATCGTCACGCTCGACCAGAGCGTTGAAGTGCGCGAGCGCCTTTATCCGCATTGGGATATGGAGCCGGTCGAGGCGGATGACCTGCGCGAAGTGCTGGAAGAAGCGCTCGAATCCACCGAGGATGAAGGCAGCATCGCTGCTCTCAAGCGCATTCTCGGGCATCTTGAGTCGGGATCGTTGTCTGAAGTCGGGCGCGGCTGA
- a CDS encoding asparaginase encodes MTPPHILVLGTGGTIAGAGSGATGAAYRPGGLALETLIAHLDALGLAAELVPQDVARIGSQDIGWAEWQALHAACKRALADPAVDAVIITHGTDTAEETGFLLDLTLPSPKPIVLVGAMRPADAVGADGMRNFANAVKVASDPSAAGRGVMLVMGDAVLSARDARKAATSAIDAFRSFPRGPLARVTPASLDWFGPPHRAGAPARYSFPQALPRVAILTAGAGMDEQPVDALLGIGCKGVVLAGMGQGNAPASVIAALSQAAARGVPVVRSSRVDEGIVDRNVEVDDDALGLVAARALGPAKARMLLMVLIANGITAAAEVQAAFDGA; translated from the coding sequence ATGACACCCCCACACATCCTCGTTCTAGGCACCGGCGGCACGATTGCTGGCGCGGGCAGCGGCGCCACCGGCGCGGCCTATCGCCCCGGCGGGCTGGCGCTGGAGACGCTGATTGCGCACCTTGATGCGCTGGGGCTGGCGGCGGAGCTGGTGCCGCAGGATGTGGCCCGGATCGGCTCGCAGGATATCGGCTGGGCCGAGTGGCAGGCGCTCCATGCGGCTTGCAAGCGGGCGCTTGCCGATCCGGCGGTCGACGCCGTGATTATCACCCACGGCACGGATACGGCGGAGGAGACCGGCTTCCTGCTCGATCTCACCCTGCCGAGCCCCAAGCCCATCGTGCTGGTCGGCGCGATGCGGCCCGCCGATGCGGTGGGCGCGGACGGAATGCGCAACTTCGCCAATGCGGTAAAGGTCGCGAGCGATCCTTCCGCAGCCGGACGCGGGGTGATGCTGGTGATGGGCGATGCGGTGCTCTCGGCCCGCGACGCGCGCAAGGCGGCGACCTCCGCAATCGACGCGTTCCGCAGCTTTCCGAGGGGGCCATTGGCGCGCGTGACACCTGCCAGCCTCGACTGGTTCGGCCCGCCGCACCGGGCGGGCGCACCTGCGCGCTATTCCTTCCCTCAGGCCTTGCCGCGCGTGGCGATCCTGACCGCCGGTGCAGGCATGGATGAACAGCCGGTCGACGCCCTGCTCGGGATCGGGTGCAAGGGCGTGGTGCTGGCGGGCATGGGGCAGGGCAATGCGCCTGCCAGCGTCATCGCTGCCTTGTCGCAAGCAGCGGCGCGCGGTGTGCCGGTGGTGCGTTCCAGCCGGGTCGATGAAGGCATCGTCGACCGCAATGTCGAGGTCGATGATGACGCGCTCGGGCTGGTAGCCGCACGCGCGCTCGGCCCGGCCAAGGCGCGGATGCTGCTGATGGTGCTGATCGCGAATGGGATCACCGCTGCAGCAGAGGTGCAGGCGGCGTTCGACGGCGCGTGA
- a CDS encoding GNAT family N-acetyltransferase has translation MPPQPQQDADGMIIETQLNDGTPVCIRRVRKDDEQRIKDGIAQLSPQSRYLRFFSGMREAPPQVLRALVTVDGHDHIAWGALRSDLPDAPALGVVHAFREADDPGTAEFSVAVVDEYHGRGLARLLCAVLLLDCQREGLGHLSVNILPENRPALTLARSLGAEGTGYEAGITQLEIDIGEALASLRAESEVPGLAAVFDQFNASPAD, from the coding sequence ATGCCGCCGCAACCGCAGCAGGACGCCGACGGCATGATCATCGAGACGCAGCTCAATGACGGAACCCCGGTTTGCATCCGCCGGGTGCGCAAGGATGACGAGCAGCGCATCAAGGACGGGATCGCCCAGCTATCCCCCCAGTCGCGCTATCTGCGGTTCTTTTCCGGGATGCGCGAGGCGCCGCCGCAGGTGCTGCGTGCGCTGGTGACAGTCGACGGGCATGATCACATCGCCTGGGGCGCGCTGCGCTCCGACCTGCCGGATGCGCCCGCGCTGGGTGTGGTTCATGCCTTCCGTGAGGCGGATGATCCCGGCACGGCAGAATTCTCGGTCGCGGTGGTCGACGAATATCACGGGCGGGGCCTCGCGCGGCTCTTGTGCGCGGTGCTGCTGCTCGATTGCCAACGCGAGGGGCTGGGCCATCTGTCGGTCAATATCCTGCCCGAAAATCGCCCGGCGCTGACGCTGGCCCGCTCGCTCGGGGCGGAGGGCACGGGGTACGAGGCCGGGATCACGCAGCTCGAAATCGACATCGGCGAAGCGCTCGCGTCGCTGCGGGCGGAGAGCGAGGTGCCGGGGCTGGCGGCAGTGTTCGACCAGTTCAACGCTTCCCCCGCGGACTGA
- a CDS encoding SDR family oxidoreductase, translating to MDLQLDGKTALVLGASKGLGRAIAVSLADEGVDVITVARSADGPQGLAHIVADLDDPAAPAQIIASVRDTGKPVDILVLNAGGPPTGAAATTTPGDFAAVMDRMFNAQLTLAQAFLPEMRARGFGRILAVASTSLITPIPGLVLSNAVRAMLASWCKTLAAEVAADGVTVNLLLPGQIATDRLTSLHGAMAAGSGMTHEQITARSIAAIPAGRLGRPEEFGDMAAFLASPRASFITGCAIKVDGGQTATL from the coding sequence ATGGATCTGCAACTTGACGGCAAGACCGCTCTGGTGCTCGGCGCGAGTAAGGGGTTGGGGCGCGCCATTGCTGTGTCGCTCGCCGATGAAGGCGTGGATGTGATCACCGTAGCACGCTCGGCGGATGGGCCGCAGGGGCTTGCTCACATTGTCGCTGATCTCGATGATCCTGCCGCTCCCGCCCAGATCATCGCCAGCGTGCGCGATACGGGCAAGCCGGTCGATATCCTCGTCCTCAACGCAGGCGGCCCGCCCACCGGGGCGGCGGCGACAACCACGCCGGGCGACTTTGCCGCCGTGATGGACCGGATGTTCAATGCCCAACTGACGCTCGCTCAGGCGTTCCTGCCGGAGATGCGGGCGCGCGGGTTCGGTCGGATTCTCGCGGTCGCCTCAACCAGCCTGATCACGCCGATCCCCGGCCTCGTGCTGTCCAATGCGGTCCGGGCGATGCTGGCGTCGTGGTGCAAGACGCTTGCGGCAGAAGTCGCGGCGGACGGTGTGACGGTTAATCTGCTGCTCCCCGGCCAGATTGCGACAGACCGGCTCACCAGCCTCCACGGCGCGATGGCGGCGGGGAGCGGGATGACGCATGAGCAGATCACCGCCCGCTCGATTGCGGCAATCCCGGCCGGGCGGCTGGGGCGACCCGAGGAGTTTGGCGACATGGCCGCCTTCCTCGCCTCCCCGCGCGCCAGCTTCATCACCGGCTGCGCGATCAAGGTCGATGGCGGGCAAACCGCAACGCTCTGA
- the asd gene encoding archaetidylserine decarboxylase (Phosphatidylserine decarboxylase is synthesized as a single chain precursor. Generation of the pyruvoyl active site from a Ser is coupled to cleavage of a Gly-Ser bond between the larger (beta) and smaller (alpha chains). It is an integral membrane protein.), with amino-acid sequence MSSAFIALQHIVPQHALSRLAGSLAASETPWLRDRLIRRFVAAYGVDLSEAARGIGQFSSFNDFFTRELKPGARPLADSAAFILSPADGAVSQLGPISGGRIIQAKGRDYSVAEILGCSAAEAARFEGGRFMTIYLSPKDYHRVHMPAAGTLQATSYIPGDLYSVNVATAAGVDRLFARNERLSCRFDGPDGHFASVMVGAMIVAGIDTVWPNAFRTHASAPVHEDFAGKGHGFAAGDEMGRFYLGSTVVLLFEPGRVEWLESLKPGDPLRMGQAIANRLSA; translated from the coding sequence ATGTCCTCTGCCTTCATCGCGCTCCAGCATATCGTGCCCCAGCACGCCCTCTCGCGCCTCGCCGGGAGCCTTGCCGCAAGCGAGACGCCGTGGCTGCGTGACCGGCTGATCCGCCGCTTTGTCGCGGCCTACGGCGTCGACCTCAGCGAAGCGGCACGCGGGATCGGGCAGTTTTCGAGCTTCAACGACTTCTTCACCCGCGAGCTGAAACCCGGCGCACGGCCGCTCGCGGATAGCGCGGCATTCATCCTGTCTCCCGCCGATGGTGCGGTCAGCCAGCTTGGCCCGATCAGTGGCGGGCGGATCATTCAGGCGAAGGGGCGCGATTACTCGGTCGCGGAGATCCTCGGCTGCTCCGCCGCAGAGGCCGCGCGGTTCGAGGGCGGGCGGTTCATGACCATTTACCTCAGCCCCAAGGATTACCACCGCGTCCATATGCCCGCCGCCGGCACCTTGCAGGCGACCAGCTACATTCCGGGTGACCTCTACTCGGTCAATGTCGCGACCGCCGCCGGGGTCGACCGATTGTTCGCGCGGAACGAGCGGCTGTCGTGCCGGTTCGACGGCCCGGACGGGCATTTCGCCAGCGTCATGGTCGGCGCGATGATTGTCGCCGGGATCGACACCGTGTGGCCGAACGCCTTCCGTACGCACGCCTCAGCCCCCGTGCACGAGGACTTCGCGGGCAAGGGGCATGGATTCGCCGCCGGGGACGAGATGGGCCGCTTCTACTTGGGCTCAACCGTGGTGCTGTTATTCGAGCCGGGCCGCGTGGAGTGGCTCGAAAGCCTCAAGCCAGGCGACCCCCTGCGCATGGGTCAGGCTATCGCTAATCGGCTGAGCGCCTGA
- a CDS encoding TlpA disulfide reductase family protein has product MSRSSLILALPFLLLAGCDRAAEAPAQPVAQGEAAKSPTGLMTRQFAGTPIPAITVADPAGKSLDLGAQDGPVLLNLWATWCAPCVKEMPQLDALAAELDGEVRVITVSQDLRGAEVVTPFFARAGLKQLEPWLDPETALSAQFTPEGALPLTILFDASGKEVLRVAGGYEWDSPEAAALIRESLTAK; this is encoded by the coding sequence ATGTCCCGCTCGTCGCTCATTCTGGCACTACCGTTCCTGCTGCTGGCGGGATGCGATAGGGCTGCCGAGGCCCCGGCGCAACCGGTTGCGCAGGGCGAAGCGGCCAAGTCTCCGACAGGTCTGATGACCCGCCAGTTCGCCGGGACGCCCATCCCGGCGATTACGGTCGCGGATCCGGCCGGCAAGAGCCTTGATCTGGGCGCGCAGGACGGGCCGGTGCTGCTCAACCTGTGGGCGACCTGGTGCGCGCCCTGCGTCAAGGAAATGCCGCAGCTCGATGCGCTGGCCGCAGAGCTGGACGGCGAGGTGCGCGTCATCACCGTCAGTCAGGATTTACGCGGGGCCGAGGTGGTGACGCCGTTCTTCGCGCGCGCCGGGCTGAAGCAGCTCGAACCGTGGCTCGATCCCGAAACCGCGCTGTCGGCGCAGTTCACGCCCGAGGGCGCGCTGCCGCTGACGATCCTGTTCGACGCCAGCGGCAAGGAAGTGCTGCGGGTGGCGGGCGGCTATGAGTGGGACAGCCCCGAGGCGGCGGCGCTGATTCGCGAGAGCCTGACTGCGAAGTAG
- the argH gene encoding argininosuccinate lyase translates to MWGGRFADGPSAIMREINASIPFDKALWRQDIAASKAHVAMLGAAGIIAADDALVIANGLDAVAAEYEADGVPEDWDREDIHMTTEARLAELIGPVAGRLHTARSRNDQVATDFRLWVRDAAAQMDEGLAALQRALVTRAGEHADSIMPGFTHLQTAQPVTLGHHLMAYYEMFRRDRGRMADAAKRMNECPLGSAALAGTGFPIDREATAAALGFDRPTANSLDAVSDRDFALDFLWCCSSTALHLSRLAEELILWASQPFGFIRLPDSLSTGSSIMPQKKNPDAAELVRGHSGRVIGALTSLMITMKGLPLAYSKDMQDDKPPVFEAASLMALSIAAMTGMIAGATFNTARMRSAAELGYATATDLADWLVRARGIPFREAHHITGAAVKLAETRGIALDALPLDDLKAIDARIDESVYAALSVDASVAARASYGGTAPDQVRWQVARARAALGMEE, encoded by the coding sequence ATGTGGGGCGGGCGCTTCGCTGACGGCCCTAGCGCGATCATGCGTGAAATCAATGCCTCGATACCGTTCGACAAGGCGCTGTGGCGGCAGGATATCGCCGCCAGCAAAGCGCACGTTGCAATGCTGGGCGCGGCGGGGATCATCGCGGCTGACGATGCGCTGGTGATCGCCAATGGCCTTGATGCTGTTGCCGCAGAGTATGAAGCCGATGGCGTGCCCGAGGATTGGGACCGCGAAGACATCCACATGACCACCGAAGCGCGGCTGGCCGAGTTGATCGGCCCGGTTGCCGGACGCCTCCACACCGCGCGCAGCCGCAATGACCAGGTGGCGACCGATTTCCGCCTCTGGGTGCGCGATGCCGCCGCGCAGATGGACGAGGGGCTGGCGGCCTTGCAGCGCGCGCTCGTCACCCGCGCGGGAGAGCACGCGGACAGCATCATGCCCGGCTTCACCCATTTGCAGACAGCGCAGCCAGTGACGCTGGGCCACCACCTGATGGCCTATTACGAGATGTTCCGGCGTGACCGGGGGCGAATGGCCGATGCGGCTAAGAGGATGAATGAGTGTCCGCTCGGCTCTGCGGCGCTGGCCGGGACTGGCTTCCCGATTGACCGCGAGGCAACGGCCGCAGCGCTCGGATTCGACCGACCCACCGCCAATTCACTCGACGCTGTCTCCGACCGCGATTTCGCGCTCGATTTCCTGTGGTGCTGTTCCTCCACTGCCCTGCACCTTTCACGCCTCGCTGAGGAACTGATCCTGTGGGCCAGCCAGCCCTTCGGCTTCATCCGCCTGCCCGACAGCCTTTCGACCGGCTCGTCGATCATGCCGCAGAAAAAGAACCCCGATGCCGCCGAACTGGTGCGCGGGCATTCGGGGCGCGTGATCGGGGCGCTCACCAGCCTGATGATCACAATGAAGGGCCTGCCGCTCGCCTATTCCAAGGACATGCAGGACGACAAGCCGCCGGTGTTCGAGGCGGCCAGCCTGATGGCGCTGAGCATCGCGGCGATGACCGGGATGATCGCGGGCGCCACCTTCAACACCGCCCGGATGCGCTCCGCCGCCGAACTCGGCTATGCCACCGCGACCGATCTGGCCGACTGGTTGGTGCGGGCGCGCGGCATTCCGTTCCGCGAGGCGCATCACATCACCGGGGCGGCAGTAAAACTGGCGGAAACGCGCGGAATTGCGCTCGACGCCCTGCCGCTCGATGACCTCAAGGCGATTGATGCGCGGATCGACGAAAGCGTCTATGCTGCGCTGTCGGTCGACGCCTCGGTCGCGGCGCGTGCGTCCTATGGCGGAACCGCGCCCGATCAGGTCCGTTGGCAAGTCGCCCGTGCGCGCGCTGCGCTGGGTATGGAGGAATGA
- the lysA gene encoding diaminopimelate decarboxylase, producing the protein MDHFAYRDGVMHAEDVPLPLIAETVGTPVYVYSRATLERHARVFREALADVPDKLIAFAVKSNPNLAVLKVLGKQGMGADVVSVGEMRRALAAGIAPEMIVFSGVGKTAAEMVAALDAGIGQFNIESEEEGIELAAIAAAKGMTAQCTLRINPDVDAGTHDKISTGKADNKFGVPISEAGQIFGALAGLPGVKLRGVAVHIGSQLADLAPLETAFEKLGALVQALRGAGHVITHVDLGGGLGVPYRVGEVLPPPSEYGAMVARVTQGWGVKLIFEPGRVIAGNAGVLLTRVVRVKRGINDPFVIVDAAMNDLARPALYGAYHHFEAVEPTGAQMTANIVGPICETGDTFAMGRDCDKLEAGDLAVFRTAGAYGATMASSYNSRGFVAEVLVDGDKFAVVADRIEAGAIMDAERVPEWLA; encoded by the coding sequence ATGGACCATTTTGCCTATCGTGACGGCGTGATGCACGCCGAAGATGTGCCGCTGCCGCTGATCGCCGAGACGGTCGGCACGCCGGTCTATGTCTATTCGCGCGCCACGCTGGAACGCCATGCGCGGGTGTTCCGTGAGGCGCTGGCGGATGTGCCGGACAAGCTGATCGCCTTTGCGGTGAAATCGAACCCTAACCTCGCGGTGCTCAAGGTGCTGGGCAAGCAGGGCATGGGCGCGGATGTGGTCTCCGTCGGCGAAATGCGCCGCGCGCTGGCGGCGGGCATCGCGCCGGAGATGATCGTGTTCTCGGGCGTGGGCAAGACCGCCGCCGAAATGGTCGCGGCGCTCGACGCCGGGATCGGCCAATTCAATATCGAGAGCGAGGAAGAGGGCATCGAACTCGCCGCGATCGCCGCTGCCAAGGGCATGACCGCGCAATGCACGCTGCGGATCAACCCCGATGTCGACGCAGGCACGCATGACAAGATCTCGACCGGGAAGGCCGACAACAAGTTCGGCGTGCCGATTAGCGAGGCTGGCCAGATTTTCGGTGCGCTGGCAGGCCTGCCGGGGGTTAAGCTGCGCGGCGTGGCGGTGCATATCGGCAGCCAGCTCGCTGATCTCGCACCGCTGGAAACCGCGTTCGAAAAGCTCGGAGCGCTGGTGCAGGCGCTGCGCGGGGCGGGCCATGTCATCACCCATGTCGATCTGGGCGGCGGTCTCGGCGTGCCGTACCGGGTGGGCGAAGTGCTCCCGCCCCCGTCCGAATATGGCGCGATGGTGGCGCGGGTGACGCAGGGTTGGGGCGTGAAGCTGATCTTTGAGCCCGGCCGGGTGATTGCGGGCAACGCCGGCGTGCTCCTGACCCGCGTGGTGCGGGTGAAGCGCGGGATCAATGATCCCTTCGTGATCGTCGATGCGGCGATGAACGATCTCGCCCGTCCCGCCCTCTATGGCGCGTATCACCACTTCGAAGCGGTCGAGCCGACTGGCGCGCAGATGACCGCCAATATCGTCGGCCCGATCTGCGAGACGGGGGACACCTTCGCGATGGGCCGGGATTGCGACAAGTTGGAAGCCGGCGACCTCGCCGTATTCCGCACCGCGGGGGCTTACGGCGCGACGATGGCTTCGTCCTACAACTCGCGTGGGTTTGTGGCCGAGGTGCTGGTCGATGGCGACAAGTTCGCCGTGGTCGCTGACCGGATCGAGGCAGGCGCAATCATGGATGCCGAGCGCGTGCCCGAATGGCTCGCCTGA